Genomic window (Daucus carota subsp. sativus chromosome 5, DH1 v3.0, whole genome shotgun sequence):
GTGGCAGTTTCTCCAGGCTACTTTCTGGCGGTTGTTCCATCGGTTTGGCTGTgctaatttcaatttcaatttctcTTCCATCCACCTTCATATCCTCAGTCTGCACAAAACGAGACGAATTTGTCCTCAGTGTCTGCCTATTCTGCTGATTCTTTCCTCCAGTTTCACCAACTCCAATCGTGGGATCCTGCTTAGATGACTTGTTTTGAACATCATCAGCCTTTGCAGCGAATGATTTAACATTTCTCTCGGTCTCATATTCGTGATAAGATGTCGGTTTTGCATTTTTCTGAGGACCTCGAAACCTCATAAGATTCTCTAGAGCCTTTTGCCTCAAGATTGTCTCTAGATCCTCACTGCCAAATCCTCCAATGGGAGTAGATGTATCAATCTCATTTTTATTACCGGGATGTTCTATTGACGCTCTATAAGATTGATCAATCCTATCTATGCTACTTAATTTAGACTCATTTGCTACAAGTTCATAAGAAAAATCTTCTTGTCCCACCATATCTTCAGCTCTTTCCTTCTCAGATCCATCGTAAGATTTGTGTGCCAAGTCCCTCTTACCCCCATCGTTACTGTCATTGCTTCTGCAGGAAGGGTAATCATCCTGATCGTAAAAAATCTCTTCTTTGTTTTCATCCTTATCCTGTCCACTTGCTTCTTCTTCATATTGTGGTCGTACAACAgtaataattgattttaaacgcCTTGGCAAAATCTCACTCGCAACTATTTCCCTGTTCTGATCAATCTCACTTGCCACATTATCCTTAATCACATCATCACTGTTATTACTATAACGGCTGCCTGAAGAATAACTCCTAGACCTCAATCTACTCTTTTTAGATCCAAGTTTACCTGAACTTGTTCTGTCGCTTTTCCTCTTCCTAGACCTTCCCCTCTTCCTCTCATGTTCACTCTCCTCCGTACCACTAGAACTGTCATGACGACGAGTCCTCACAATTCCCGAATCACTGCTCGAAGAACTAACACTGACTTTTCTCctaatcttcttcttcttcttcttatgtGTTCTCTTCCTAACCTTAGAATCCCCAATTCTTTTTGAATGTTTCCTCACCTTAACATCTACACTGCTATCATCACTAGAAGAGCTTCTTCGAACCCTCTTCTTACTACCCTTCACCTTACCTCTCGCGCGAGACCGTCCCTTTCTGCCAATATCACCATCCTCACTATCAGACAACGATACAGACACAGACCTCAACGACTCATCAGAATCCGAAGAAACAGAATCATCGCTATAAACCCTCTTCGATTTATTTCTTTTACTCGTCTTCTTCCTTCGGGTCTAACCACAAAAcccatacattaaaaattagtttgacaCAAAACCCATTAGTACTTCATCAATCTATCATACACTATAATCAAGAACATTGAAACTTGTTGAGTACTGGTATAAAAATTGAATCTTGATCCTAATATTTGCCCCAATTAGTATAATTTCAATATGAACCTTACATTAAAGAGATTCAAtcattaaaacaataaaataaagcaGCAAGAATGATGAAACAATCAAATTGAACTAAATTGATGAAATAGAGAGAGTAATTAAGAGTACCTGAGAGGAAAGTTTGGATTTTTTCTTGTTTGAAGATTTGTGTTTTGAAGAAGCAGTTCGACCCATTTGATCTTCTATTTCTTTAACCTAATTCACCTgcagagagagacagagagagagggagaggggagaGAAAGGTTGCTCACCAAATACAATCCAAACTTCTACAAGAGCCAACAGAGTAATCCACTATATTTATAGTGCGTGTACATATGTGTGCTCGATAAATtttgagatttggattttgggGGAAAGTATGGATCTGTGACccgattatatattttaaagggAAATTTGtaaaagtatttgtttgtaAAAATACCGGGTAATTGAAGTTAGCAGTATAGTCTgtgttctaaaataataaatataaatatatttgttaataaataatcaatacaataataactaaataataaataatattttaagattttaaatacaTCTGATTTTCATTCCAATTAATTTCCGATTTTTCATTAATCCTAAATCGGTAGCTCAACGGATTAAcgccgattcccgatttctatAACACCGAATATAGGTAATTTATGGTTAGTTTTCATGTTATTGTGTTTGTTGCAAATTAAATTGTATCGTATTTTTTGTAATAACTTTTATAATTtcgatattttaaagaaaaaacctatttataatcaacatatATGAAGATATTAATGTTTTCCATGTTATAATTGATATTCTAATTTATGTGAAAACAACAAGTGCTTGTTGAATTATCTGGTATCGGTTGTGAAAACGACAAAGTGCTGATTAACAAGTGCGGGTAAGTTTAGCCCCTGGTTGTAAAATGCTTGAAGTGCAATCATGTTTCATGGTCTTTTTGACAAGGGAAAGACAGAAGGATGCACTGCATATACAACGGGAAGAAAGGTAGTGTTTCTGCCTTTCTGTGGCTTACAAAGCAAGAACATTCAAAACACTATATTACTGTAAGATACTGAAACAGTGGCCAACACAAGCTACTCCAGTGCAATTTACAGACCTGAAGAGATGAAGTTTTATTTGTTCATAATCACGTCAACTTCTTTTATTCTCGTCCATATTGGAGCTAACCAACAAAGAACCATTGATTTATTGATCAAAAGCATGTCAGTTTTCCTCAGGTCATGCCCTATTCGTGCTAACCAGATAACAAAACATAAGGGCTTTATATCATGTTAACTTCTTCTCAGATCAAGCCCGTCGCCTGAAAACTACACAACTAAATAAACATTAAATGCCCAGAAATTTCTTTTCTGGCAAAAAAACACAGAGAAGAAGAATATGCCATAACAAAAATTATGTTTCTCACAACTGAATTTAACAGTCATTTCATGGAAATAACCGGCTTTACAAGGACATTGTTGATAATAAGCcaccaataattaaatagaTTAGGACCACACTAGCTGGGTAAGGAAATTCGGGAGTAATATGCTGGAAACatctctaaaacaattacaaaaagacatatttaaaatcaagtTCATTTAGGCAGTAAGCTCTGGAGATGGTGTATACCAACCATGGTGTATTTCAACAGCTTTCTTTCTTCTCGCAAGCCTAGACTTCCTTCTTGCTCCAGTGTTCCTGTGCAAGGTACCAACTTTCACTGCTTTATCGATCACTGAATAAGCTTCTGCAATCAACTTCTCAATGGTGATAACTTCCTCCGCTTGTGCATCAGTTTTCTTTCTGAGCACCTCAAGAGATTCCAGAACCTGAACAAAAGAAATTgcaaatcaaaaatcaaaaaacttACTTATTTGTTAATTACTTGTTCATCCTTGCATACATCTACTTCAAGTGTATGTTCTTCCAGCAATTGGTCCCAGCGAGAAACTAACGTCAGATGAGAAGAAATCCCCCAAAGTTATTGCAGTACATACCAACCACAAATATAAGCTTGCAATGAAATATTAGCCTAAAGTATGTTAAGGAAAAATGTGTTTCTCTTACTCACTGAAATTAaattttgccaaaaaaaaaaacatgtggcTGCATCAGGAGCAAGTGAGCAAGgtataatatcatataaaatgatatttgacCTCAAGTCCTCAACAATACTGCAAcactttatttataataacattTCAAGATGGGCATTTACGGAAAGCAACCAAGAAGCTCGTCGTTCCTTACTTCCTTAGCATAGACCAAAATCAACATCACTTTTACCAGTGGCAGAACATCAAAAAAGGCGACCACTGGTTTTGTAACTACATCAATAAAGGCAAGTGTTGGTTTTGGAATATACTTTACTCTCATTTATCTGGCCAGTGGAAGATGGAACAGATCATCTTTCAGCTTCTTGCGAATTTGTTTCACTCAATGACAAATCAACACGATGAAACCGAATGAGGGCGAAATTCAGATGAAAAGTTGTTTTTTATTTagctaaaaaaagaaaaagaaagaactaATTGTTCAAAGGGACAAATCAAAGGTGCATATTCTTCATGAGCTGTGTACTCCATTCAATTGAATTGAACATCGGCACCTTTCCTTTCAAATTTATTGGCATTTATCCTATACATGTGACCGACAAGTGAAAATACCTTTAAGTCTTTTACCAAGCAACATTATGAAAACAATAGTGCAGCAACACAAGTAGTTGTACTGAAACGCTGTAACTTCACACATAGCATAGATTTACTCTAAACTAAGATACCAAAAGTAACAGTGATAGTTTAGGTTCTTTCAGTGAAATAACCCTCTTATCCAATTTCCATCAAGGTGTTTTTAAATGAACTCAATGCCATGCACAAATATGTATCAAGACAGATATAAGTGAGTATACAACCAATCAAATGATCTAACAGTGTCAATTTTAAATTTGGTGGTACTTGAAAACTCTATGATGGAAAAATGCATAAGAACTGAGACAACATCCCACAATTTTAACAACTATAAATAacaatacaaattaatatacgAGAAACCAATAAGGCCTAATGTCAATAACATATCAAACTCGAGATTACGAGAACATTGAGCTAAACCTAAACCTCCACACAATATTTATCCTAACAAACATTTAGCGAAGTTTGTTAACCATAAAGCAATCACATTAGCCGGAAACACTTCAACTCTAAACATCCACAACTTAATCATACACAAACACACCAAATTGcaatgaaattttcaagaattaaGCTAATTCAAGGAATACAAAAACACATTACTtgcaaacaaaatttaatttaggcaaaatcaagaaaaaaccACCTTCTTCATTCGGGTTCGAACTTCTGACTTGTGGGCTTTATGATAAATCCTCCTCTTCTCAGACTGCCTCGCTCTCTTAGCAGCTGAATCAGCCTTCTTGGTAGGCCCAGCAGCTTCACACACAATCAGCTGCCCAGTTTGCCTCTTAACAGGCCTTATAGACACAAAACCTGCACAAATTCAAAAACCCAAATGCTAAAATACTTATAAGTAAAATGGGTCAGCAAAAAATGAGATTTTTCAAGTACCTGTGGAGAAAGCATTGAAAGAAGTGTTGGATGAAAACCCAAGAGGCCTAAATGAAGCACAAGAATTGGGGTGAGTTTTGGTGGTGTTGAGTgataaagattg
Coding sequences:
- the LOC108223781 gene encoding DEAD-box ATP-dependent RNA helicase 42: MGRTASSKHKSSNKKKSKLSSQTRRKKTSKRNKSKRVYSDDSVSSDSDESLRSVSVSLSDSEDGDIGRKGRSRARGKVKGSKKRVRRSSSSDDSSVDVKVRKHSKRIGDSKVRKRTHKKKKKKIRRKVSVSSSSSDSGIVRTRRHDSSSGTEESEHERKRGRSRKRKSDRTSSGKLGSKKSRLRSRSYSSGSRYSNNSDDVIKDNVASEIDQNREIVASEILPRRLKSIITVVRPQYEEEASGQDKDENKEEIFYDQDDYPSCRSNDSNDGGKRDLAHKSYDGSEKERAEDMVGQEDFSYELVANESKLSSIDRIDQSYRASIEHPGNKNEIDTSTPIGGFGSEDLETILRQKALENLMRFRGPQKNAKPTSYHEYETERNVKSFAAKADDVQNKSSKQDPTIGVGETGGKNQQNRQTLRTNSSRFVQTEDMKVDGREIEIEISTAKPMEQPPESSLEKLPQSPVSANVRGTSVIHKSAAEKAETVAGSIVNNENVGANDASHVVPESSCSKPISDEHNSKQCQEESKGNSFEQKTMSVMRGGEMVQVSYKVYIPNKAPALARRKLQR
- the LOC108219978 gene encoding small ribosomal subunit protein bS20c, with amino-acid sequence MAVAAQCLSSSCWTISSKIQSLSLNTTKTHPNSCASFRPLGFSSNTSFNAFSTGFVSIRPVKRQTGQLIVCEAAGPTKKADSAAKRARQSEKRRIYHKAHKSEVRTRMKKVLESLEVLRKKTDAQAEEVITIEKLIAEAYSVIDKAVKVGTLHRNTGARRKSRLARRKKAVEIHHGWYTPSPELTA